From the Lolium rigidum isolate FL_2022 chromosome 2, APGP_CSIRO_Lrig_0.1, whole genome shotgun sequence genome, one window contains:
- the LOC124688676 gene encoding phosphoribosylformylglycinamidine cyclo-ligase, chloroplastic/mitochondrial-like: MTADRILHLLRSPVASPAAAHRRGPLRPQRVGLPSGKRRVAVACSSSTEEDGMTYKDAGVDIDAGTELVRRIRKMAPWIGGFGGLLGHKDDYLVLSTDGVGTKLKLAFETGIHDTVGIDLVAMSVNDILTSGAKPLGFLDYIATSKLDVDIAEKVIKGIVDGCEQADCILKGGETAEMPGFYAEGEYDLCGFAVGVVEKDKVIDGKNIVEGDILIGLPSSGVHSNGFSLVRRVLDKSGLSLTDLLPRNDGKTTTVGEALMAPTVIYVKQVLEIISKGGVKGLAHITGGGFTDNIPRVFPKGLGAKIFTGSWEVPPVFKWLQQVGKIEDAEMMRTFNMGVGMVLVVSKETADRIVEESSPAYRIGEVIKGEGVHYV; the protein is encoded by the exons ATGACAGCCGACCGcatcctccacctccttcgcTCGCCGGTGGCCTCCCCGGCGGCAGCGCACCGCCGGGGCCCTCTCCGACCGCAGCGCGTCGGCCTTCCATCAGGCAAGCGGCGCGTTGCCGTGGCCTGCTCCAGCTCCACCGAGGAGGACGGCATGACTTACAAGGATGCCGGTGTGGACATCGACGCTGGCACCGAGCTCGTGCGCCGCATCCGCAAGATGGCCCCCTGGATAGGCGGCTTCGGCGGTCTCTTAGGCCACA AAGATGATTACCTTGTCCTTAGCACTGATGGTGTTGGGACAAAGCTGAAGCTTGCATTTGAAACTGGTATTCATGATACAGTTGGGATTGACCTG GTAGCCATGAGTGTCAATGACATCCTAACTTCAGGTGCAAAACCATTGGGCTTCCTAGATTACATTGCTACAAGCAAGCTTGATGTTGATATTGCAGAGAAG GTTATCAAGGGAATTGTGGATGGATGTGAACAAGCAGACTGTATTCTGAAGGGAGGAGAG ACAGCAGAGATGCCTGGATTCTATGcggaaggtgaatatgatctaTGTGGTTTTGCTGTCGGTGTTGTGGAGAAGGATAAGGTCATCGATGGTAAAAATATTGTCGAGGGAGATATCCTCATTGGTCTTCCTTCAAGTGGGGTTCATTCAAACGGGTTCTCTCTCGTTAGAAG AGTACTGGACAAAAGTGGACTCTCCCTGACTGATCTGCTACCAAGGAATGATGGCAAAACAACTACTGTCGGTGAAGCTCTCATGGCACCAACTGTCATCTATGTTAAGCAG GTGCTTGAGATTATCAGCAAGGGTGGTGTAAAAGGACTAGCCCATATTACTGGTGGCGGCTTCACTGATAATATCCCAAGAGTATTTCCTAAAGGACTTGGAGCGAAGATCTTTACTGGATCGTGGGAAGTGCCACCTGTGTTCAAGTGGCTTCAACAG GTTGGAAAAATTGAAGACGCGGAGATGATGCGAACTTTCAATATGGGCGTCGGAATGGTCCTTGTAGTAAGCAAGGAGACAGCTGACAGAATTGTTGAAGAATCAAGTCCTGCTTATCGCATTGGAGAGGTGATCAAGGGTGAGGGTGTTCACTACGTCTGA